In Meleagris gallopavo isolate NT-WF06-2002-E0010 breed Aviagen turkey brand Nicholas breeding stock chromosome 15, Turkey_5.1, whole genome shotgun sequence, one DNA window encodes the following:
- the SLC25A48 gene encoding solute carrier family 25 member 48 isoform X1 encodes MSFPLASIAVYSSVVFGVFSNTQRLLGQLRHGDASHAPALVDVALASTVAGFISVGIGTPVDLVKIRLQMQTQPYSTADVKLKPTVPGFPVYRGPIHCFRTVLQKEGIAGIYRGMGAMLLRDVPGYCLYFIPYTFFCGWITPDGCISPNPASIWLAGGVAGAISWGTATPMDVVKSRLQADGVYLNKYKGIIDCILQSYQNEGLKVFFRGITINAVRGFPTSSAMFLGYELTLKAMKRDQTETNP; translated from the exons ATGTCCTTCCCACTGGCCAGCATTGCTGTTTACAGCTCAGTGGTGTTCGGTGTCTTCAGCAACACGCAGAGGCTGCTGGGCCAGTTGAGGCATGGGGATGCATCCCATGCACCGGCACTGGTGGATGTGGCTCTTGCCAGCACAGTGGCTGGGTTCATCTCCGTCGGCATCGGCACGCCTGTTGACCTGGTGAAGATCAGGCTGCAGATGCAAACGCAGCCATACAGCACAG cTGATGTTAAACTGAAGCCTACAGTTCCTGGCTTTCCTGTGTATCGAGGCCCTATTCACTGCTTTAGGACAGTCCTACAGAAAGAAGGGATAGCAGGGATATACCGAGGCATGGGAGCAATGCTGCTGAGGGATGTTCCTGGGTACTGCCTGTATTTCATCCCTTACACATTTTTCTGTGGTTGGATTACCCCTGACGGATGCATTTCCCCCAATCCTGCTTCCATCTGGCTTGCAGGGGGTGTTGCAG GAGCCATTTCCTGGGGGACTGCTACTCCAATGGATGTTGTGAAAAGTCGGCTCCAGGCTGATGGAGTTTATCTAAACAAGTACAAGGGGATTATTGACTGTATCTTGCAGAGCTACCAGAACGAAGGGCTAAAA GTCTTTTTTAGGGGCATCACGATCAATGCAGTACGAGGATTTCCAACGAGTTCAGCCATGTTTCTTGGCTATGAACTTACTCTCAAAGCAATGAAAAGAGACCAAACTGAGACCAATCCTTAA
- the SLC25A48 gene encoding solute carrier family 25 member 48 isoform X2 → MSFPLASIAVYSSVVFGVFSNTQRLLGQLRHGDASHAPALVDVALASTVAGFISVGIGTPVDLVKIRLQMQTQPYSTADVKLKPTVPGFPVYRGPIHCFRTVLQKEGIAGIYRGMGAMLLRDVPGYCLYFIPYTFFCGWITPDGCISPNPASIWLAGGVAGAISWGTATPMDVVKSRLQADGVYLNKYKGIIDCILQSYQNEGLKRCQEDLTSVLLS, encoded by the exons ATGTCCTTCCCACTGGCCAGCATTGCTGTTTACAGCTCAGTGGTGTTCGGTGTCTTCAGCAACACGCAGAGGCTGCTGGGCCAGTTGAGGCATGGGGATGCATCCCATGCACCGGCACTGGTGGATGTGGCTCTTGCCAGCACAGTGGCTGGGTTCATCTCCGTCGGCATCGGCACGCCTGTTGACCTGGTGAAGATCAGGCTGCAGATGCAAACGCAGCCATACAGCACAG cTGATGTTAAACTGAAGCCTACAGTTCCTGGCTTTCCTGTGTATCGAGGCCCTATTCACTGCTTTAGGACAGTCCTACAGAAAGAAGGGATAGCAGGGATATACCGAGGCATGGGAGCAATGCTGCTGAGGGATGTTCCTGGGTACTGCCTGTATTTCATCCCTTACACATTTTTCTGTGGTTGGATTACCCCTGACGGATGCATTTCCCCCAATCCTGCTTCCATCTGGCTTGCAGGGGGTGTTGCAG GAGCCATTTCCTGGGGGACTGCTACTCCAATGGATGTTGTGAAAAGTCGGCTCCAGGCTGATGGAGTTTATCTAAACAAGTACAAGGGGATTATTGACTGTATCTTGCAGAGCTACCAGAACGAAGGGCTAAAA CGTTGCCAAGAAGACCTGACCAGTGTCCTCCTTTCCTGA